Genomic DNA from Leptospira venezuelensis:
TGTGACTTATAATGGCGCTGCGTTCGATGTTCCTTTCTTAGAAAGAGAATTCGGTAAAAAATTCAAGAACCGTCATTTAGATCTAATGTATATTCTTCGCAGCCTTGGGATCAAGGGTGGCCTGAAAGGATGTGAGAAAGCCTTAGGTATTAAAAGAGATCTTCCTTACGAAGTCAATGGTGCAGATGCTGTTCGATTATGGTGGCAATATGTTCAGTACGATGACCAAGACGCATTAGATCTTCTTTTAAAATATAATAAAGAAGATGTAGTCAACCTAGAACTTTTGTTTATTAAAGCCTACAACTTGAAGATCAAAGAGACACGATTTTTCGGAGAAGTCATCCCCGAGGTTTGAGGCGCAGAGGGAGCAGAGCCACAGCGTTTTATTTCTCACGCCGAGACGCAGAGTCGCTGAGAGAAGTTCTTATAAATCGTTTTTAAAAACTCTCTGCGTCTTAGCGCCTCTGCGTGCCAAATCCCGCGCCTCTCCTAACTCTGCGGCTCCGGTTCAGCGATCCAACGATAAGTTTCGTAAGGCGGTTCCGTTTCGATTATTTCCACCCAGCCCTTGTCTATAAACTTACGGACCATAGAATGTAATATTGCCATCGCTGTATTATAATATCCCGAATTAGCGACCTTCTCTCCCATTGCTTCCAAAGTTAAGGAAGAAAGGTCGTATTCCTTTTCCTTAAGCCTGCGGATCACGCCTCTTTCCAAGATCTGCAATGTTTTATGAAGAAGTTTGATCGCCTTTTGAGGAGATTCAGGTTCTGGCCCATGAGCAGGCAATAATCTACGAATGCTCATCTTAGAAATCCTTTCTAAAGAGCGATAATAATCCTCTAGATTACCGTCTATCTCTGCGTAAATAGAAGAGATATTTTGTAAGACCAGGTCTCCTGTGAAAAATATATTCTCTTCTAAGATATAAGGAGTGAGATGCCAAAGATTATGACCAGGGGTGTGTAAAAATCCGATATCTCTTCCGCCGGCATGGATCACATCTCCTTCTTCTAATTCTATATCAAATTTTAAGATAGGATCAATTCGAGTTCCTCTACTTAATGTATTTCTTAAGTTTAGATTTCCTTCTTCTATCCTTGATAATTCCCTTTTACGATCTTCCGGAACTCTATGGCCTTTATACACCAATCGTTTGGAAGCTCTGTTAAACATTTCTACATGCTCCAGATAATTCCCGATACCAGATGCCATTCCCTTCATTGCATATAGTTTCGCATCTGTATAATAACGAATAGTAAGAACGGCACTTAGATGATCCAAATGATTATGAGTATAAAAGATATGTTTGATCTTACCTAAACTAAGTCCGATCTTTCGAAGTGCTCTTTGGAGCATTCCCAAATTTGCAAGATAACCCGAATCAATCAGTGCAGGTTCTCCGTCTGGAAGAATATAAATATTATTGGGAGCATAAAACGGCTGAGGGATCTCCGTTTTAAAAATTCCGTCCCCGATTTCTTTTACATCTGGAATTGAGTCATAGTGATATATTTTCAAACTCGAATTCTCCCTTTACTAAGTCAATCTACCTAGCACGTCTTCTAGGAAAATAAGCGACTCCTTTCTCTGCAAGCTTCTAAATTTCCTTTTCGGATATACTCAGAAAGAATTCTAATTGAGTCTAAATTCTCTTTTGCGTCTTCTCCCAGAATTCGTTTAATATGTTTTGTTTCGAACGCTGATAGTTTCCCATCGAAGGAGCACGCGATACATAATAATTTCAAACAAGCTTTCTTTTCTTCCTTAGATAATTGGGAAACCAAACTTCCGAATGTATCTAGGTCGTCCAAAGAGCCATCGTGTGAATTTAAACCAAATCCTTTATGCATTTTGATCAGCATATATTCTAAATTAGGATGGAATATTTGCGTGAATACTACTGAGTTCCCTACGGCAGCCAAGAATGCAATCTGTCCCTCTTTGCTGAGTTTATCCTTATTTTGTAATATTTCGTCCGTAACTTCTCTAGCTATGATCCTGGACAATAATCTGATCCTAAGTTCTTTTAAAATCAGATACATGACCACTCCGTCCCAGATCGCAGTAATAGGAGCGGCCACATAATCAGCATACACTCTCAATGAGTTTCTTGCTAAAATTTTTCGGAGAAAGATCTTTGCGATCAAATTAGAAAGTAAAACTTTTGTCTTATAGAAGAATGTTCTGATGAGTAAACTTCTTTTGTCAGTGAGTCTTAATGGATCTATCCCTAAAAGTTTTAGATCAGGATCGGGAATTTCCAATGCCATTCTGGAGAGTAAATTTGCGTTTCCGGTGACAAGGTCTGGATCTTCTTCCAACCGGATTCCTGAAAGTTTTGTGAGTTTATATGCGGCCCATAATCCTAATTTATAAAGCAGATAAAATTCCACTATGGTTCCGATTGCGAGAGCCGCTCCTGCATAACTCCATTTTTCGATAAAAGCGGGAGAAAATGTTTCTGGTGATTCAGGAAAAAGTTTTTCTACTAAGATAATAAAATAAGTGGTCCAAAATCCGATCTGCAATCCTAAGAAAGATGCCCAACGTATTATCCAAGTACTTTTGGGGAAGAAGTCAGTGCTTGGTCCAAGACCTTTTTCTTCCTCCTTCTCCGCATCGACATAATTCCGGAGAATTTTAATCCCCCATTTTTCCAAAACACCTGGTTTATAATCTGAATAAGATTCGGCCCTTACAGTCATCAGGAGGACGATCGGAAACTAAAATAGAAGGCAAGTCAACTCAATGGCGGAACCTTTCTAGGAGTTTTCCGGGTCTAAGGCCCAACAGGTCGAGTTTTCGTTCCCAAGATTTCATTCTTGACCATGATTTTCCGAAGATAGATATTAGAATTATGGCGTTCTCCAAATCGTTTATTTCCAAATTATTCCCTGCATTTATCGGCCTAATCGCCACGGCCGCGGTGCTCGTGTCTTGCAATACTGG
This window encodes:
- a CDS encoding MBL fold metallo-hydrolase encodes the protein MKIYHYDSIPDVKEIGDGIFKTEIPQPFYAPNNIYILPDGEPALIDSGYLANLGMLQRALRKIGLSLGKIKHIFYTHNHLDHLSAVLTIRYYTDAKLYAMKGMASGIGNYLEHVEMFNRASKRLVYKGHRVPEDRKRELSRIEEGNLNLRNTLSRGTRIDPILKFDIELEEGDVIHAGGRDIGFLHTPGHNLWHLTPYILEENIFFTGDLVLQNISSIYAEIDGNLEDYYRSLERISKMSIRRLLPAHGPEPESPQKAIKLLHKTLQILERGVIRRLKEKEYDLSSLTLEAMGEKVANSGYYNTAMAILHSMVRKFIDKGWVEIIETEPPYETYRWIAEPEPQS
- a CDS encoding LBF_2804 family protein; its protein translation is MTVRAESYSDYKPGVLEKWGIKILRNYVDAEKEEEKGLGPSTDFFPKSTWIIRWASFLGLQIGFWTTYFIILVEKLFPESPETFSPAFIEKWSYAGAALAIGTIVEFYLLYKLGLWAAYKLTKLSGIRLEEDPDLVTGNANLLSRMALEIPDPDLKLLGIDPLRLTDKRSLLIRTFFYKTKVLLSNLIAKIFLRKILARNSLRVYADYVAAPITAIWDGVVMYLILKELRIRLLSRIIAREVTDEILQNKDKLSKEGQIAFLAAVGNSVVFTQIFHPNLEYMLIKMHKGFGLNSHDGSLDDLDTFGSLVSQLSKEEKKACLKLLCIACSFDGKLSAFETKHIKRILGEDAKENLDSIRILSEYIRKGNLEACRERSRLFS